The proteins below come from a single Piscinibacter gummiphilus genomic window:
- a CDS encoding oligosaccharide flippase family protein, whose protein sequence is MTSAAPKLSRTLPAVYAAAAVRLLLPVLVLPLMATRIGPEEFGRLSFVLVWSALLAMVVEGGFLAAATRLAVNADAPRRWQLAQQVFSARCVLCVPAVLLSIVAVQLAGHGGEAWADTLAIAALACALGWPATWYLQATQQLARWAQVELLVYALLIAASWAFAHSAIVYLTLQLVASTALAALGWWWLRRDLPGEHGLWSAPAVRPGLRLGWTMMPVSIAGAAYSYALPAAASLQMSKPDLGTYFMADRLVRAVLNAAEPVFAVVYPRIVTLFQQGARVALRYATRWSVGGVAVGLVLYSTGVVGWQLIEPLVLSRAANIDLATLRATMLVLGALLPLLLGWKFIGYWMLGSGRFDTAYRSCVVIGGIAGTLGAATWGGAAGAVGLAWVAIGVELLVMAVAVGGMWLTVRR, encoded by the coding sequence ATGACCAGCGCAGCACCGAAGCTCTCGCGAACCCTGCCGGCGGTCTATGCCGCCGCTGCGGTGCGCCTGCTGCTGCCGGTGCTGGTGCTCCCGCTGATGGCCACGCGCATCGGGCCGGAAGAGTTCGGCCGCCTGAGCTTCGTGCTGGTGTGGAGCGCGTTGCTGGCGATGGTGGTCGAGGGGGGCTTTCTCGCTGCCGCCACGCGCCTCGCCGTCAATGCCGATGCGCCGCGCCGCTGGCAGCTGGCCCAGCAGGTGTTCAGCGCGCGCTGCGTGCTGTGCGTGCCGGCGGTGTTGCTCTCCATCGTGGCCGTGCAGCTGGCCGGTCATGGCGGCGAAGCGTGGGCCGACACGCTCGCGATCGCAGCGCTGGCCTGCGCCCTCGGCTGGCCGGCCACCTGGTACCTGCAGGCGACACAGCAACTGGCGCGCTGGGCGCAGGTCGAGCTCTTGGTCTATGCCCTCCTGATCGCAGCGAGCTGGGCGTTCGCCCACAGCGCGATCGTCTACCTCACGCTGCAACTCGTCGCGTCGACCGCGCTGGCCGCGCTCGGCTGGTGGTGGCTGCGCCGCGACCTGCCCGGTGAGCATGGCCTGTGGAGTGCGCCCGCCGTGCGCCCCGGCCTGCGCCTGGGCTGGACCATGATGCCCGTCTCCATCGCCGGGGCCGCCTACTCCTACGCCTTGCCGGCCGCCGCCTCGCTGCAGATGAGCAAGCCCGATCTCGGCACCTACTTCATGGCCGATCGTCTGGTGCGTGCGGTGCTCAACGCCGCGGAGCCGGTGTTCGCGGTGGTCTACCCGCGCATCGTCACGCTCTTCCAGCAGGGCGCGCGTGTGGCCTTGCGCTACGCGACGCGCTGGAGCGTGGGTGGTGTGGCGGTGGGCCTCGTGCTGTATTCGACCGGCGTTGTGGGATGGCAGCTGATCGAGCCGCTGGTGCTGAGCCGTGCCGCCAACATCGACCTCGCGACCTTGCGCGCGACGATGCTGGTGCTGGGTGCCTTGCTGCCGCTGCTGCTCGGCTGGAAATTTATCGGCTACTGGATGCTCGGCAGTGGCCGCTTCGACACCGCCTACCGCAGCTGCGTGGTGATCGGCGGCATTGCCGGCACCCTGGGCGCGGCCACCTGGGGCGGTGCGGCCGGTGCCGTGGGCCTTGCGTGGGTGGCGATCGGTGTCGAACTGCTGGTGATGGCGGTGGCGGTGGGCGGCATGTGGCTCACCGTGCGCCGCTGA
- a CDS encoding glycosyltransferase family 4 protein, whose product MSRPLRVLLLCDRLDISGGVERFVCALANHLSREGMDVAVGSVATPRDAVRYPLAPAVRVLAGAGAWRQHEARSRAGRAWQLLRSQWRIGRVLSRLIRDDRPDVVLLNGLTTACSTLLFSGRYAPRIVCCDHNHFAARSRLWQRLRERLYPKVAAVVSLTQADAPRFRAINPRTEVIYNCSTLQADAPALPAQPVVLAVGRHVAQKGFDLLLRAWVEVVRRLPEARLRIVGDGPLRAEHEALAAQLGLAGRIEWLAPTPQIERLYREAAVFVLSSRYEGMPLALLEAQALGVPAVAFDCPTGPAEILGDDTGRLVPAEDTAGLAAALTELLSSAPLRAAMGRAAIARSRALFSPQEHERRWAMLLREVGVKQAYSQAVAA is encoded by the coding sequence ATGAGCCGACCGCTGCGCGTGCTGCTGCTCTGCGACCGCCTGGACATCTCGGGTGGCGTGGAGCGCTTTGTGTGCGCGCTGGCAAACCACCTGTCGCGCGAGGGGATGGACGTGGCCGTGGGCAGTGTCGCGACGCCGCGCGATGCGGTGCGCTACCCGCTTGCGCCGGCCGTGCGCGTGCTGGCCGGCGCCGGTGCGTGGCGGCAACACGAGGCGCGTTCACGGGCCGGGCGGGCCTGGCAACTGCTGCGCAGCCAATGGCGCATCGGCCGGGTGCTGTCGCGCCTCATCCGCGACGACCGGCCCGACGTGGTGCTGCTCAACGGCCTGACCACCGCCTGCTCGACGCTGCTTTTCAGCGGCCGGTACGCGCCGCGCATCGTCTGCTGCGACCACAACCACTTTGCCGCACGCTCCCGGCTGTGGCAGCGTCTGCGCGAGCGTTTGTACCCGAAGGTGGCTGCGGTGGTGAGCCTGACGCAGGCCGATGCCCCGCGCTTTCGCGCCATCAACCCGCGCACCGAGGTGATCTACAACTGCTCCACGCTGCAGGCCGACGCGCCCGCACTGCCGGCGCAACCGGTCGTGCTCGCGGTGGGGCGGCATGTCGCGCAAAAGGGCTTCGACCTGCTGCTGCGCGCCTGGGTCGAGGTGGTGCGACGGCTGCCCGAAGCGCGGCTGCGCATCGTCGGCGACGGCCCGCTGCGCGCCGAACACGAGGCGCTGGCGGCGCAGCTCGGGTTGGCAGGCCGCATCGAATGGCTCGCGCCCACGCCGCAGATCGAGCGGCTCTACCGCGAGGCTGCCGTCTTCGTGCTGTCCTCGCGCTACGAAGGCATGCCGCTCGCACTGCTGGAAGCGCAGGCGCTGGGCGTGCCGGCCGTCGCCTTCGACTGCCCGACCGGGCCGGCGGAGATCCTGGGTGATGACACCGGCCGCCTGGTGCCGGCGGAGGACACGGCCGGGCTTGCTGCCGCGTTGACCGAGCTGCTGTCGTCCGCACCGCTGCGCGCTGCCATGGGCCGCGCGGCCATTGCGCGTAGCCGCGCTCTTTTCAGCCCGCAGGAGCACGAGCGGCGGTGGGCGATGCTGCTGCGTGAAGTCGGCGTCAAACAGGCCTACAGCCAGGCGGTGGCGGCATGA
- a CDS encoding class I SAM-dependent methyltransferase, translating into MDDTSKESAEAQAVRERYARRTAQDPRYSLLNPAALWPMQERQRAMLALFRRLGWHDLAALRLHEVGCGSGSNLVELVQLGFDPARLSGVELLPERHAQARERLPQAVSLSQGDALGLSPAASSVDIVLQSTVFSSLLDDAFQQRLADAMWAAVKPGGGVLWYDFTVDNPRNRDVRGVPLSRVRRLFPQARVTAQKLTLAPPIARAVVRIHPALYTLFNTVPLLRTHVLCWLAKP; encoded by the coding sequence ATGGACGACACCTCCAAGGAATCGGCGGAAGCCCAGGCGGTGCGCGAGCGCTACGCGAGGCGCACGGCGCAGGATCCGCGCTACAGCCTGCTCAACCCGGCCGCGCTGTGGCCGATGCAGGAGCGGCAGCGCGCGATGCTGGCCTTGTTTCGCCGGCTCGGGTGGCACGACCTCGCGGCCTTGCGCCTGCACGAAGTCGGCTGTGGCAGTGGCAGCAACCTGGTCGAGCTCGTCCAGCTGGGCTTCGACCCGGCCAGACTGTCTGGCGTGGAACTGCTGCCCGAGCGGCATGCGCAGGCCCGCGAACGCCTGCCGCAGGCCGTGTCTTTGTCGCAGGGCGACGCGCTCGGGCTCAGCCCGGCAGCCTCGAGCGTGGACATCGTGCTGCAGTCCACCGTGTTCTCGTCGCTGCTGGACGATGCCTTCCAGCAGCGCCTGGCCGACGCCATGTGGGCCGCCGTCAAGCCCGGCGGCGGGGTGCTCTGGTACGACTTCACCGTCGACAACCCGCGCAACCGCGACGTGCGCGGCGTGCCGCTCTCACGCGTGCGACGGCTCTTCCCGCAGGCCCGCGTGACGGCGCAGAAGCTGACGCTCGCGCCACCCATCGCCCGCGCGGTCGTCCGGATCCACCCTGCGCTCTACACTCTGTTCAACACCGTGCCGCTGCTGCGCACCCACGTGCTGTGCTGGCTCGCCAAGCCCTGA
- a CDS encoding sugar transferase, which yields MAKRLFDLVLSACGLLLLSPLLLAIAVWVKLDSPGPVFFRQERIGRHGVPFRIHKFRTMAHGGQGALITVGADRRITRAGAFLRRAKLDELPQLIDVLLGEMSLVGPRPEVPRYVAMYPAGLRDKVLSVRPGITDVASLEYRDESERLSKADDPEQEYVNVVMPAKLRLAAQYVDRASLAFDLQLILRTMKLVWWR from the coding sequence ATGGCCAAGCGTCTCTTCGACCTCGTGCTGTCGGCCTGCGGCCTGCTGCTGTTGTCGCCCCTGCTGCTAGCCATCGCGGTGTGGGTCAAGCTCGATTCGCCGGGGCCAGTGTTCTTCCGCCAGGAGCGCATCGGTCGTCATGGCGTGCCGTTCCGCATCCACAAGTTCCGGACCATGGCGCATGGCGGGCAAGGGGCGCTGATCACCGTCGGCGCGGATCGAAGGATCACGCGTGCGGGCGCCTTCCTGCGGCGCGCCAAGCTCGATGAGCTTCCGCAACTGATCGACGTGCTGCTCGGCGAAATGAGCCTCGTCGGCCCTCGCCCTGAGGTGCCGCGTTATGTGGCGATGTATCCGGCGGGGCTGCGCGACAAGGTGCTCAGCGTGCGCCCTGGCATCACCGATGTGGCGTCGCTCGAGTATCGCGATGAAAGCGAGCGTCTGTCGAAGGCTGACGACCCTGAGCAGGAGTATGTGAACGTCGTGATGCCGGCGAAGCTGAGACTGGCGGCCCAATACGTGGACCGGGCGTCGCTCGCGTTCGACCTGCAGCTGATCCTGCGCACCATGAAGTTGGTGTGGTGGCGATGA
- a CDS encoding DegT/DnrJ/EryC1/StrS family aminotransferase translates to MTSEKLPFLPFALPDIGEEEIAEVVDTLRSGWVTTGPKTKRFEEDFTAFLGDPSLQSLAVNSATAGLHLALEALGIGPGDEVITTTHTFTATAEVVRYLGADVVLVDIDPATLCIDPQAVEAAITPRTKAIMPVHYAGLAADMPALLAIAKKHGLKVVEDAAHALPTTCGGKLVGTLDSDVTVFSFYANKTITTGEGGMVVTRHAELASRMKVMRLHGMSRDAFDRFTAKVPSWYYEIVAPGFKYNLTDIAAALGLQQLKRARAFQQKRETLAQQFNAALADLPLITPPLPAQGDLHAWHLYVVRLADGVALHRDRFIEALYEAGIGCSVHYIPLHLQPYWRDRYKLKPTDFPHSQKAFERMVSLPLYTRMTEADADRVVQAVRRALG, encoded by the coding sequence ATGACATCCGAGAAGCTGCCGTTCCTGCCGTTCGCCTTGCCCGACATCGGCGAAGAAGAGATCGCCGAGGTGGTGGACACGCTGCGCTCGGGCTGGGTCACCACCGGCCCGAAGACCAAGCGCTTCGAAGAGGATTTCACGGCGTTTCTCGGGGACCCGTCGTTGCAGTCGCTGGCCGTCAACTCGGCCACCGCCGGCCTGCACCTCGCACTCGAAGCGCTGGGCATCGGCCCGGGCGACGAGGTGATCACCACCACGCACACCTTCACGGCCACCGCCGAAGTCGTGCGCTACCTCGGCGCCGATGTGGTGCTGGTCGACATCGACCCCGCCACGCTGTGCATAGATCCCCAGGCCGTGGAGGCCGCCATCACGCCACGCACCAAGGCCATCATGCCGGTCCACTACGCGGGACTTGCGGCCGACATGCCGGCGCTGCTGGCCATCGCGAAGAAGCACGGCCTCAAGGTGGTGGAAGACGCTGCGCATGCGTTGCCCACCACCTGCGGCGGCAAGCTCGTCGGCACGCTCGATTCCGACGTCACGGTCTTCAGCTTTTACGCCAACAAGACCATCACCACCGGCGAAGGCGGCATGGTTGTCACGCGTCATGCGGAGTTGGCCAGCCGCATGAAGGTGATGCGCCTGCACGGCATGAGCCGCGATGCGTTCGACCGTTTCACCGCCAAGGTGCCGAGCTGGTACTACGAGATCGTGGCGCCGGGGTTCAAGTACAACTTGACGGACATTGCGGCGGCGTTGGGGTTGCAGCAGTTGAAGCGGGCCCGCGCGTTCCAGCAGAAGCGCGAAACGTTGGCGCAGCAGTTCAACGCGGCCTTGGCCGACCTGCCGCTGATCACGCCGCCGCTTCCGGCACAGGGCGACCTGCACGCCTGGCATCTGTATGTGGTGCGCCTCGCGGACGGTGTGGCGCTGCACCGTGACCGCTTCATCGAAGCGCTTTACGAGGCTGGCATTGGCTGCAGCGTGCACTACATCCCGCTGCATCTGCAGCCGTATTGGCGAGACCGCTACAAGCTCAAACCGACGGACTTTCCGCATTCGCAGAAAGCCTTCGAACGCATGGTGAGTCTTCCGCTGTACACGCGCATGACCGAAGCCGATGCGGACCGGGTCGTGCAGGCGGTGCGCCGCGCGCTGGGTTGA
- a CDS encoding glycosyltransferase family 2 protein translates to MSERVVSVIVPCRNERRYIERFCAGVLSQQVPSGWRLQLVIADGDSDDGTRELLQQLNASDSRITWIANPARIVSPGLNAALKVAAGEIIVRMDVHTDYAPDYIAQCLALHAETGADNVGGPWHAVPDADAGAMQHAVAAAFQSRWVAGGASSRRLDFNGWVDTVYLGSWPRQTFERFGGFDEQLVRNQDDEHNLRIVKGGGKVWQSSRIRSTYRPRATLSQVFRQYLQYGYWKPFVMKKHGQAASLRHLVPSLFVAALAVLAVPALFGVVWPLLGLLALYGAAVLAMTLAVWQQQASPVPVVLRIPAVIAAYHLGYGIGSLAGWWDVLRGATGRARFATLTR, encoded by the coding sequence ATGAGCGAGCGTGTGGTTTCGGTGATCGTTCCGTGCCGCAACGAGCGGCGCTACATCGAGCGTTTCTGCGCGGGCGTGTTGAGCCAGCAGGTGCCGTCGGGCTGGCGCTTGCAGCTGGTGATCGCCGACGGTGACAGCGACGACGGCACGCGCGAACTGCTGCAGCAGCTGAACGCGAGCGACTCGCGCATCACCTGGATCGCCAACCCGGCACGCATCGTCTCCCCCGGTCTCAACGCTGCCCTGAAGGTCGCCGCCGGCGAGATCATCGTGCGCATGGACGTGCACACCGACTACGCACCCGACTACATCGCGCAGTGCCTCGCGCTTCACGCCGAGACCGGCGCCGACAACGTGGGCGGCCCGTGGCACGCCGTGCCCGACGCCGATGCCGGCGCCATGCAGCACGCCGTGGCCGCCGCATTTCAGTCGCGCTGGGTCGCGGGTGGGGCCTCGTCGCGCCGGCTCGACTTCAATGGCTGGGTCGACACCGTCTACCTCGGCAGCTGGCCGCGCCAGACCTTCGAGCGCTTCGGCGGGTTCGACGAGCAGCTCGTGCGCAACCAGGACGACGAGCACAACCTGCGCATCGTCAAGGGCGGCGGCAAGGTCTGGCAGTCGTCGCGCATCCGCAGCACCTACCGGCCGCGTGCGACGCTGTCGCAGGTGTTCCGGCAGTACCTGCAGTACGGCTACTGGAAGCCGTTCGTGATGAAGAAGCATGGGCAGGCGGCGTCGCTTCGCCATCTGGTGCCGAGCCTGTTCGTGGCGGCGCTCGCCGTGCTGGCGGTTCCGGCCTTGTTCGGGGTCGTGTGGCCGTTGCTGGGCTTGCTTGCGCTGTATGGCGCCGCCGTGCTGGCGATGACCCTCGCCGTCTGGCAACAGCAGGCCAGCCCGGTGCCCGTGGTGCTGCGCATCCCGGCGGTGATCGCGGCGTATCACCTGGGCTACGGGATCGGCTCGCTGGCCGGCTGGTGGGACGTGCTGCGCGGCGCCACTGGCCGTGCGCGGTTTGCCACCTTGACGAGGTGA
- a CDS encoding TylF/MycF/NovP-related O-methyltransferase, with the protein MKRLLKAALARAGWELARTGDRDAQALADLTPADRQIIQRVSPFTMTSLERRASLIGAVDHIVKHRIAGDVVECGVWRGGSMMAIALALMARGDTSRHLYLYDTFEGMSEPTEHDKALSGELAQTQLQRTDREHPLWAVAGLDDVKANLASTGYPAERIHYVQGKVEDTIPAMLPKQIALLRLDTDWYESTRHELQHLYPLLAKHGPLIIDDYGHWQGARQAVDEYFANAAEPVFLHRVDYTARLHIKA; encoded by the coding sequence CCTCAAAGCCGCCCTGGCGCGCGCCGGTTGGGAACTGGCCCGCACCGGCGACCGCGACGCCCAGGCCTTGGCCGACCTGACGCCGGCCGACCGCCAGATCATCCAGCGTGTCTCTCCTTTCACGATGACGAGCCTGGAGCGCCGCGCCAGCCTCATCGGTGCCGTCGACCACATCGTGAAGCACCGCATCGCCGGCGACGTCGTCGAGTGCGGCGTGTGGCGCGGCGGCAGCATGATGGCCATTGCCCTCGCGCTGATGGCGCGCGGCGACACCTCGCGCCACCTCTATCTGTATGACACCTTCGAGGGCATGAGCGAGCCCACCGAGCACGACAAGGCCTTGAGCGGCGAGCTGGCGCAAACCCAGCTGCAGCGCACCGACCGCGAGCACCCGCTGTGGGCCGTGGCCGGGCTGGACGACGTGAAGGCCAACCTTGCCTCCACCGGCTACCCAGCCGAGCGCATCCACTACGTGCAGGGCAAGGTCGAAGACACCATCCCCGCGATGCTGCCGAAGCAGATCGCCCTGCTGCGCCTCGACACCGACTGGTACGAGTCCACCCGCCACGAGCTGCAGCACCTCTACCCGCTGCTTGCCAAACACGGCCCGCTCATCATCGACGACTACGGCCACTGGCAAGGCGCGCGGCAGGCGGTGGACGAGTACTTCGCCAACGCCGCCGAGCCGGTGTTCCTGCACCGCGTGGACTACACCGCGCGCCTGCACATCAAGGCATGA